From a region of the Streptomyces sp. NBC_01454 genome:
- the qcrB gene encoding cytochrome bc1 complex cytochrome b subunit yields the protein MSNETSATTTRRGQAPRGERIADWADGRLGIYSLAKSNMRKIFPDHWSFMLGEVALYSFIIIILTGVYLTLFFHPSMAEVTYHGSYVPMQGIRMTQAFESTLNISFDVRGGLLIRQIHHWAALVFLAAMMVHMMRVFFTGAFRKPREVNWLFGFLLFVLGMFTGFTGYSLPDDLLSGTGVRFIEGVILAMPLVGSYLQFFIFGGEFPGHDIIPRFFTVHVLLLPGIMLGLLVAHLILVFYHKHTQFPGAGKTNNNVVGMPLLPVYMAKAGGFFFLVFGVIAAIAAIASINPVWAIGPYRPDQVSTGAQPDWYMGFAEGLVRVMPGWEWNFWGHTINFGVLIPIVIFPLVLVAIAAYPFVESWVKGDKREHHILDRPRNVPTRTGFGVAWLVAYFVMLIGGGNDLWATHFHLSLNSLTWFVRIGFFVLPVLSFIATKRICMGLQRRDRDKVLHGRESGIIKRLPHGEFIEVHEPLDQEQLHVLTQHEQPAPLELGPEVDENGVERKLSRSQKLRAKLSKSYYGEDNVIAKPTVEEYKEITSGHGHH from the coding sequence ATGAGTAACGAGACGAGCGCGACCACCACGCGCCGTGGCCAGGCGCCACGGGGCGAGCGGATCGCCGACTGGGCGGACGGCCGGCTGGGCATCTACAGCCTCGCCAAGTCCAACATGCGCAAGATCTTCCCGGACCACTGGTCCTTCATGCTGGGCGAGGTCGCGCTTTACAGCTTCATCATCATCATCCTGACCGGTGTCTATCTGACGCTGTTCTTCCACCCGAGCATGGCCGAGGTGACCTATCACGGTTCCTATGTGCCCATGCAGGGAATCCGGATGACGCAGGCCTTTGAGTCGACGCTGAACATCAGCTTCGACGTGCGCGGTGGCCTGCTGATCCGCCAGATCCATCACTGGGCCGCGCTGGTCTTCCTGGCCGCGATGATGGTCCACATGATGCGGGTGTTCTTCACCGGCGCCTTCCGCAAGCCGCGTGAGGTCAACTGGCTGTTCGGCTTCCTGCTGTTCGTGCTGGGCATGTTCACCGGCTTCACCGGCTACTCGCTCCCCGACGACCTGCTCTCCGGCACCGGCGTGCGGTTCATCGAGGGCGTCATCCTGGCGATGCCGCTGGTCGGTTCGTACCTGCAGTTCTTCATCTTCGGCGGGGAGTTCCCGGGGCACGACATCATCCCGCGGTTCTTCACGGTGCACGTGCTGCTGCTGCCGGGCATCATGCTCGGCCTGCTGGTGGCGCACCTGATCCTGGTCTTCTACCACAAGCACACCCAGTTCCCGGGTGCCGGCAAGACCAACAACAACGTCGTGGGCATGCCGCTGCTGCCGGTCTACATGGCCAAGGCCGGAGGCTTCTTCTTCCTGGTCTTCGGTGTGATCGCGGCGATCGCCGCGATCGCCAGCATCAACCCGGTGTGGGCCATCGGCCCCTACCGCCCCGACCAGGTGTCCACCGGCGCCCAGCCCGACTGGTACATGGGCTTCGCCGAGGGTCTGGTGCGTGTCATGCCGGGCTGGGAGTGGAACTTCTGGGGCCACACCATCAACTTCGGTGTGCTGATCCCGATCGTGATCTTCCCGCTGGTCCTGGTCGCGATCGCGGCCTACCCGTTCGTCGAGTCCTGGGTCAAGGGCGACAAGCGCGAGCACCACATCCTGGACCGCCCGCGCAACGTGCCCACCCGTACCGGCTTCGGTGTCGCCTGGCTGGTCGCGTACTTCGTGATGCTGATCGGTGGCGGTAACGACCTGTGGGCCACGCACTTCCACCTGTCGCTCAACTCGCTCACCTGGTTCGTCCGGATCGGATTCTTCGTCCTTCCGGTGCTGTCCTTCATCGCCACCAAGCGGATCTGCATGGGTCTGCAGCGGCGCGACAGGGACAAGGTGCTGCACGGACGCGAGTCCGGGATCATCAAGCGCCTGCCGCACGGTGAGTTCATCGAGGTCCACGAGCCGCTCGACCAGGAGCAGCTGCACGTCCTGACCCAGCACGAGCAGCCCGCGCCGCTCGAACTGGGCCCGGAGGTCGACGAGAACGGCGTGGAGCGCAAGCTCTCGCGTTCGCAGAAGCTGCGCGCCAAGCTCTCCAAGAGCTACTACGGCGAGGACAACGTCATCGCCAAGCCCACGGTGGAGGAGTACAAGGAGATCACCAGCGGCCACGGCCACCACTGA
- the qcrA gene encoding cytochrome bc1 complex Rieske iron-sulfur subunit: protein MSETGRHEDVPEETLPSERETAHEGAVATAENPFADPGLPPHEHRAQDIDEQAAKRSERTVALLFVVSMIATVAFIAAYVAIPIDEIVYIWPIGHISALNFALGLTLGAALFCIGAGAVHWARTLMSDEEVADERHPIEAAPEVKAKVMADFAQGAKESQMGRRKLVRNTMFGALALVPLSGVVLLRDLGPLPGTKLRTTNWKKGVRLVNQSTNLPLRPEDIAVGSLTFAKPEGLEEDDEEFAQKIAKDALMLVRIQPQNIKDKHELSWSHEGIVAYSKICTHVGCPISLYEQQTHHVLCPCHQSTFDLSDGGRVIFGPAGHALPQLHITEKDGFLEAANGFEEPVGPSFWERG, encoded by the coding sequence ATGAGCGAGACTGGACGACACGAAGACGTGCCAGAAGAAACCCTTCCCAGTGAGCGGGAGACGGCTCACGAAGGCGCGGTGGCCACGGCGGAGAACCCGTTCGCCGACCCGGGGCTCCCGCCCCACGAGCACCGTGCCCAGGACATCGACGAGCAGGCCGCCAAGCGCTCCGAGCGCACCGTGGCTCTCCTCTTCGTGGTGTCGATGATCGCCACGGTCGCCTTCATCGCCGCGTACGTGGCGATCCCGATCGACGAGATCGTCTACATCTGGCCGATCGGTCACATCAGCGCGCTGAACTTCGCGCTGGGTCTGACCCTCGGTGCGGCCCTGTTCTGCATCGGCGCCGGCGCGGTCCACTGGGCCCGCACGCTGATGTCGGACGAGGAGGTCGCCGACGAGCGCCACCCGATCGAGGCGGCCCCGGAGGTCAAGGCCAAGGTCATGGCGGACTTCGCACAGGGTGCGAAGGAGTCGCAGATGGGCCGCCGCAAGCTGGTCCGCAACACGATGTTCGGTGCGCTGGCCCTGGTGCCGCTCTCCGGTGTCGTCCTGCTGCGTGACCTCGGGCCGCTGCCCGGCACCAAGCTGCGGACGACGAACTGGAAGAAGGGCGTACGCCTGGTCAACCAGTCGACCAACCTCCCGCTGCGTCCCGAGGACATCGCCGTCGGCTCGCTCACCTTCGCCAAGCCCGAGGGCCTGGAGGAGGACGACGAGGAGTTCGCGCAGAAGATCGCCAAGGACGCCCTGATGCTCGTGCGGATCCAGCCGCAGAACATCAAGGACAAGCACGAGCTGTCCTGGTCGCACGAGGGCATCGTGGCGTACTCCAAGATCTGCACCCACGTGGGCTGCCCGATCAGCCTCTACGAGCAGCAGACGCACCACGTGCTCTGCCCCTGCCACCAGTCGACCTTCGACCTCTCTGACGGCGGTCGAGTGATCTTCGGTCCGGCCGGTCACGCCCTGCCGCAGCTGCACATCACGGAGAAGGACGGCTTCCTGGAGGCCGCAAACGGCTTCGAGGAGCCCGTCGGCCCGAGCTTCTGGGAGCGCGGATGA
- a CDS encoding Lrp/AsnC family transcriptional regulator produces MITSIVLIKTSVDQIPEIAEKIAALDGVSEVYSVTGAHDLIAMVRVAAHDDLADVIPGHISKVPGVASTETHIAFRTYSQHDLEAAFAIGLEA; encoded by the coding sequence GTGATCACGTCGATCGTGCTCATCAAGACCAGCGTGGACCAGATCCCGGAGATCGCCGAGAAGATCGCCGCCCTGGACGGGGTCAGCGAGGTCTACTCGGTCACCGGCGCCCACGACCTGATCGCGATGGTGCGGGTCGCCGCCCATGACGACCTCGCGGACGTCATCCCGGGCCACATCAGCAAGGTCCCGGGCGTCGCCTCCACGGAAACGCACATCGCATTCCGCACGTATTCCCAGCACGACCTCGAGGCCGCCTTTGCGATCGGGCTGGAAGCCTAG
- a CDS encoding C40 family peptidase, with protein MVSHRRTSQHGQSTLAGVTVVSAALATAAAALSAPPASADPAGHAAAGRAAATAHVERLYAQAERATEKFDGAQARTKELRGRVTALQDRTARAQERVNRMRGRLGALAAAQYRSGGMDPTLQLMLSERPDTFLEKASALDRLGADQAGQLRRLRAAQRSLEQQRRETTAKLAQLEASRKDVARHKRDVQRRLATARRLLHALPKDARKAFERAARSDGRHGVVPDLHGAVPASGRAAAAVAAVRAAVGSPYAWGRSGPSAFDCSGLTQWAYGRAGVSIPRTSQAQRGAGRQVPLSQAQPGDLVIYRADGSHVGMYVGNGQVVHAPYPGARVRYDPVGMMPISAVTRP; from the coding sequence GTGGTGTCCCACCGCCGTACCTCGCAGCACGGCCAGAGCACCCTCGCCGGGGTCACCGTTGTGTCGGCCGCCCTGGCGACCGCGGCCGCCGCGCTGTCGGCACCGCCGGCGTCCGCCGATCCGGCCGGTCACGCGGCCGCCGGCCGCGCGGCGGCGACCGCACACGTCGAGCGTCTCTACGCGCAGGCGGAGCGGGCCACCGAGAAGTTCGACGGTGCCCAGGCACGGACCAAGGAACTGCGCGGCCGGGTGACGGCCCTGCAGGACCGCACCGCCCGTGCCCAGGAGCGGGTCAACCGGATGCGGGGCCGGCTGGGCGCGCTGGCCGCCGCCCAGTACCGGTCCGGCGGCATGGACCCCACCCTCCAGCTGATGCTCTCCGAACGGCCCGACACCTTCCTGGAGAAGGCCTCCGCGCTCGACCGGCTCGGCGCCGACCAGGCCGGCCAGCTGCGCAGGCTCCGGGCGGCACAGCGCTCCCTGGAGCAGCAGCGCAGGGAGACCACGGCGAAGCTGGCGCAGCTGGAGGCCAGCCGCAAGGACGTCGCCCGCCACAAGCGGGACGTCCAGCGCCGGCTGGCCACCGCGCGGCGGTTGCTGCACGCGCTCCCCAAGGACGCCAGGAAGGCCTTCGAGCGGGCCGCCAGGAGCGACGGGCGCCACGGGGTGGTCCCGGACCTGCACGGCGCCGTCCCCGCCTCCGGGCGGGCCGCGGCGGCCGTCGCCGCGGTGCGCGCCGCGGTCGGCTCGCCGTACGCCTGGGGGCGCAGCGGCCCCTCGGCCTTCGACTGCTCCGGGCTCACCCAATGGGCCTACGGCCGGGCCGGAGTCTCCATCCCGCGGACCTCGCAGGCCCAGCGCGGCGCCGGCCGGCAGGTGCCGCTCAGCCAGGCGCAACCCGGTGACCTGGTCATCTACCGCGCGGACGGCAGTCATGTCGGGATGTACGTGGGCAACGGCCAGGTGGTCCACGCGCCCTATCCCGGCGCACGGGTGCGCTACGACCCGGTCGGGATGATGCCGATCTCGGCCGTCACCCGCCCCTGA
- a CDS encoding C40 family peptidase yields the protein MASHRRPKQPSRTRVTVLTATAAAAVALSSQAAQADPHQSKKDVKSEVDKLYNEAEQATEKYDGVKEQQDKLQKEVDDLQDKVARGQGDLNQLRKGLGAVASGQYRSGSIDPSVQLFLSGDPDTYLEKAATLDQLSGKQAEQLKTIADKQRRLAQERAEAAGKIKDLTDTRKALGDKKDEIKGKLAKAQQLLNRMTAKERAAMQAEENRANRSNDRANLGSDVPASQRGAAALQAAQSKIGSPYVWGATGPSSFDCSGLTSWAYAQAGQSLPRTSQQQANAGTRISSQSDLKPGDLVLFFSDLHHIGLYAGNGIVLHAPKPGAQVRYEPIGNMPFAFGVRV from the coding sequence GTGGCGTCCCACCGTCGACCCAAGCAGCCGAGCCGTACCCGCGTGACCGTGCTCACCGCCACCGCCGCGGCGGCCGTCGCCCTGTCGTCCCAGGCCGCCCAGGCCGACCCCCACCAGTCGAAGAAGGACGTCAAGTCCGAGGTCGACAAGCTCTACAACGAGGCCGAGCAGGCCACGGAGAAGTACGACGGGGTCAAGGAGCAGCAGGACAAGCTCCAGAAGGAGGTCGACGACCTCCAGGACAAGGTGGCGCGCGGTCAGGGTGACCTCAACCAGCTGCGCAAGGGTCTCGGCGCGGTCGCCTCCGGCCAGTACCGCAGCGGCAGCATCGACCCCTCGGTCCAGCTGTTCCTCTCCGGCGACCCGGACACCTACCTCGAGAAGGCCGCCACGCTCGACCAGTTGAGCGGCAAGCAGGCCGAGCAGCTGAAGACCATCGCGGACAAGCAGCGCCGGCTCGCCCAGGAGCGCGCCGAGGCCGCGGGCAAGATCAAGGACCTCACCGACACCCGTAAGGCGCTCGGTGACAAGAAGGACGAGATCAAGGGCAAGCTCGCCAAGGCGCAGCAGCTGCTCAACCGGATGACCGCCAAGGAGCGGGCGGCCATGCAGGCCGAGGAGAACCGCGCCAACCGCAGCAACGACCGGGCCAACCTCGGCAGTGACGTCCCGGCGTCGCAGCGCGGTGCGGCCGCCCTCCAGGCCGCCCAGTCCAAGATAGGTTCGCCCTACGTCTGGGGCGCCACCGGCCCGTCGTCCTTCGACTGCTCCGGTCTGACCTCCTGGGCCTACGCGCAGGCCGGCCAGTCGCTGCCGCGCACCTCGCAGCAGCAGGCCAACGCCGGTACCCGGATCTCCTCGCAGAGCGACCTCAAGCCGGGCGATCTGGTGCTCTTCTTCAGCGACCTGCACCACATCGGCCTCTATGCGGGCAACGGCATCGTGCTGCACGCGCCGAAGCCGGGCGCCCAGGTGCGCTACGAGCCCATCGGCAACATGCCGTTCGCGTTCGGCGTGCGGGTCTGA
- the trpD gene encoding anthranilate phosphoribosyltransferase, whose translation MSVATPFGGDSVAAHTWPGLLNALLDGRDLTADDTAWAMDKIMRGEAGDAQIAGFAVALRAKGETVAEISGLVRTMYEHARLIDVPGPSVDIVGTGGDGAKTVNISTMSSIVVAGTGAKVVKHGNRAASSASGASDVLEKLGVNLDLTPRRVVEVAEEAGITFCFAVKFHPALRHVANARSQLGIRTTFNVLGPLTNPAKVRAQATGVADARMAPILAGVLAERGSSALVFRGDDGMDELTTTATSRVWIVRDGTVREEAFDPRDVGIELVPVEALRGADASYNAEVARRLLDGETGPVREAVLLNSAAALVALEPTHAPLAQQIRSALDTAAASIDSGAAKRALERWVAASNA comes from the coding sequence ATGAGCGTTGCGACCCCCTTCGGCGGCGACAGCGTGGCGGCTCACACCTGGCCGGGCCTCCTCAACGCCCTGCTCGACGGCCGTGACCTCACCGCGGACGACACCGCGTGGGCGATGGACAAGATCATGCGGGGCGAGGCCGGCGACGCCCAGATCGCCGGGTTCGCGGTGGCGCTGCGGGCCAAGGGTGAGACCGTCGCGGAGATCTCCGGCCTGGTCCGGACGATGTACGAGCACGCCCGGCTGATCGACGTGCCCGGCCCGAGCGTGGACATCGTCGGCACCGGCGGGGACGGCGCCAAGACCGTCAACATCTCCACGATGTCCTCGATCGTGGTGGCCGGCACCGGCGCCAAGGTCGTCAAGCACGGCAACCGCGCCGCGTCCTCGGCCAGCGGCGCCTCCGACGTCCTGGAGAAGCTGGGCGTCAATCTCGATCTCACCCCGCGGCGGGTCGTCGAGGTCGCCGAGGAAGCGGGGATCACCTTCTGCTTCGCGGTGAAGTTCCACCCCGCGCTGCGGCACGTCGCCAACGCCCGCAGCCAGCTCGGCATCCGCACCACGTTCAATGTGCTGGGCCCGCTGACCAACCCCGCGAAGGTCCGCGCGCAGGCGACCGGTGTCGCGGACGCCCGGATGGCGCCCATCCTGGCCGGGGTGCTCGCCGAGCGCGGCTCCTCGGCGCTGGTGTTCCGCGGCGACGACGGCATGGACGAGCTGACCACGACCGCGACCTCACGGGTGTGGATCGTCCGGGACGGCACGGTCCGCGAGGAGGCCTTCGACCCGCGGGACGTGGGGATCGAGCTGGTGCCGGTGGAGGCCCTGCGCGGCGCGGACGCCTCGTACAACGCGGAGGTGGCGCGCCGGCTGCTGGACGGGGAGACCGGGCCGGTGCGCGAGGCGGTGCTGCTGAACTCCGCGGCGGCGCTGGTCGCCCTGGAGCCCACTCACGCCCCGCTGGCGCAGCAGATCCGGTCCGCGCTCGACACCGCCGCCGCCTCGATCGACTCCGGGGCGGCCAAGCGGGCGCTGGAGCGCTGGGTGGCGGCCAGCAACGCCTGA
- a CDS encoding aminotransferase class V-fold PLP-dependent enzyme codes for MSVAAVAADRSVCPPLPVLGRDVRVPLVTGGEVDYAALDYAASAPALQRVWDDVAAYAPYYGSVHRGAGYLSQLSTDLFENSRRTVAEFLGCRADDQVVFTRSTTDSLNLLAAALPQGTRVFVFETEHHASLLPWEQRADVAVTYLSAPRTPQQAVEGLEKALAELAASPAVAGGEPYGPALVCVTGASNVTGELWPVRELAAAAHAHGARIVLDAAQLVPHHPVDLAELDVDWVAFSGHKLYAPFGCGVLAGRADWLRDAAPYLAGGGASRKVTRRVSGEGAGGVDVEWHTTAARHEAGSPNVIGAYAIASACQALTEAGFPELIAREQALIERVRAGLAEVPEVQVLSLFGADAARVGVLSFVVEGWNSSHFAAALSAEYGIGVRDGLFCAHPLVRTLLGSEPQDPGECGAPEAAPGERSLNAIRVSFGAGTPEEHIDRFLHAVRELLTDGARWNYRTEDGRCVPARSAD; via the coding sequence ATGTCTGTTGCCGCCGTTGCCGCCGACCGTTCCGTTTGTCCCCCGCTGCCGGTTCTCGGACGGGATGTCCGCGTCCCGCTCGTGACCGGCGGCGAGGTCGATTACGCCGCGCTGGACTACGCCGCCAGCGCCCCCGCGCTGCAGCGGGTCTGGGACGACGTGGCGGCCTACGCCCCCTACTACGGCAGCGTGCACCGCGGCGCCGGATACCTCTCGCAGCTGTCCACCGACCTGTTCGAGAACAGCCGCCGGACGGTCGCGGAATTCCTCGGCTGCCGCGCCGACGACCAGGTGGTGTTCACCCGCTCGACCACCGACTCGCTGAACCTGCTCGCCGCCGCCCTGCCGCAGGGCACCCGGGTGTTCGTCTTCGAGACCGAGCACCACGCCTCGCTGCTGCCGTGGGAGCAGCGCGCCGATGTCGCGGTGACCTATCTGAGCGCCCCGCGCACCCCGCAGCAGGCGGTGGAGGGCCTGGAGAAGGCGCTGGCGGAGCTGGCGGCATCCCCAGCGGTGGCCGGGGGGGAGCCGTACGGGCCGGCGCTGGTCTGTGTGACCGGGGCGTCGAACGTGACCGGTGAGCTGTGGCCGGTGCGGGAGCTGGCGGCCGCCGCGCATGCGCACGGCGCGCGGATCGTGCTCGACGCGGCGCAGCTCGTCCCGCACCACCCCGTGGACCTCGCCGAACTGGACGTCGACTGGGTCGCGTTCTCCGGGCACAAGCTGTACGCGCCGTTCGGCTGCGGGGTGCTGGCCGGCCGGGCGGACTGGCTGCGCGACGCCGCGCCCTACCTCGCCGGCGGCGGCGCCAGCCGCAAGGTCACGCGACGCGTGAGCGGGGAAGGGGCCGGCGGGGTGGACGTCGAGTGGCACACCACTGCGGCCCGCCACGAGGCCGGCTCGCCGAACGTCATCGGCGCCTATGCGATCGCCTCCGCCTGCCAGGCGTTGACCGAGGCCGGCTTCCCGGAGCTCATCGCCCGTGAGCAGGCCCTGATCGAGCGGGTCCGGGCGGGCCTGGCCGAGGTGCCCGAGGTCCAGGTGCTGTCGCTCTTCGGCGCGGACGCCGCCCGGGTGGGCGTGCTCTCGTTCGTCGTCGAGGGCTGGAACAGCTCACACTTCGCGGCGGCGCTGTCGGCGGAGTACGGCATCGGCGTCCGCGACGGCCTGTTCTGCGCCCACCCCCTCGTCCGGACCCTGCTGGGCAGCGAGCCCCAGGACCCGGGCGAGTGCGGCGCCCCCGAGGCGGCCCCCGGCGAGCGGTCCCTGAACGCCATCCGCGTCAGCTTCGGCGCCGGCACGCCGGAGGAGCACATTGACCGCTTCCTCCACGCGGTCCGCGAACTGCTGACGGACGGCGCCCGCTGGAACTACCGCACGGAGGACGGCCGTTGCGTGCCGGCGCGTAGCGCGGATTGA
- the qcrC gene encoding cytochrome bc1 complex diheme cytochrome c subunit, with amino-acid sequence MKKLSARRRHPLAALVVLLLALAVTGGLYAAFAPADKAQADDTAQSLAIKEGKKLFAVGCASCHGTGGQGTSDGPSLVGVGAAAVDFQVGTGRMPAQQPGAQVPRKRNIYNNAQIDQLAAYVASLGAGPSVPEKSQYNSDGANIGKGGELFRTNCAQCHNFTGKGGALTNGKFAPTLEGVDPKHIYEAMQTGPQNMPSFGDGSLSQQNKKDIIAYLGAVNGDESESPGGLDLGGLGPVSEGLFGYIFGLGALIAVAIWVAARTTKAKKS; translated from the coding sequence GTGAAAAAGCTCTCCGCACGACGGCGCCATCCGCTGGCGGCGCTCGTCGTCCTACTCCTCGCGCTGGCGGTCACTGGGGGGCTGTACGCCGCGTTCGCGCCGGCGGACAAGGCTCAGGCCGATGACACCGCCCAGTCCCTTGCCATCAAGGAGGGCAAAAAGCTCTTCGCCGTGGGTTGCGCAAGCTGCCACGGCACCGGCGGTCAGGGCACCTCCGACGGCCCGAGCCTGGTCGGCGTGGGCGCCGCCGCCGTCGACTTCCAGGTCGGCACCGGCCGTATGCCCGCCCAGCAGCCCGGCGCCCAGGTGCCGCGGAAGCGGAACATCTACAACAATGCCCAGATCGACCAGCTCGCGGCCTATGTCGCGTCGCTGGGTGCCGGTCCGTCCGTCCCGGAGAAGTCGCAGTACAACTCCGACGGCGCCAACATCGGCAAGGGCGGCGAGCTGTTCCGCACCAACTGCGCGCAGTGCCACAACTTCACCGGTAAGGGCGGCGCCCTCACCAACGGCAAGTTCGCACCGACGCTCGAGGGCGTGGACCCGAAGCACATCTACGAGGCCATGCAAACCGGCCCGCAGAACATGCCCTCCTTCGGTGACGGTTCGCTGTCGCAGCAGAACAAGAAGGACATCATCGCGTACCTCGGCGCCGTCAACGGCGATGAATCCGAGAGCCCGGGCGGCCTTGACCTCGGTGGTCTCGGTCCGGTCAGTGAGGGTCTCTTCGGTTACATCTTCGGCCTGGGCGCGCTGATCGCGGTCGCCATCTGGGTCGCAGCCCGGACTACGAAGGCCAAGAAGTCATGA
- a CDS encoding rhomboid family intramembrane serine protease, whose product MTAPAPSPRSPRSSGLLPRPPHATRSLTAVFSRVTNVLIGLCCAVFVIGPASGLNRIYGTGDALLKAQTAYFERWGVIPLELWSGSLRALITPLTALFVHGSWLHLLGNMLFLYVFGGMAEARMGRLPFAAFYLIIGYLALLGYAAAHASSGQTLVGASGSISGVLGAFLYLFPTARVTSVFPFLFFLPLRFPAWIVLLFWFFLQWQAAQHDSRGPGVAYLAHVIGFALGFLYAWARYRRDSVGATRRNDRATEGESQP is encoded by the coding sequence ATGACGGCGCCGGCCCCCTCTCCCCGTTCACCCCGCTCGTCCGGTCTCCTTCCGCGTCCGCCGCATGCCACCCGGTCGCTGACCGCGGTGTTCTCGCGGGTGACGAATGTGCTGATCGGCCTGTGCTGCGCGGTCTTCGTGATCGGCCCGGCATCCGGCCTGAACCGCATATACGGCACCGGCGACGCCCTGCTGAAGGCCCAGACCGCGTACTTCGAGCGGTGGGGCGTGATCCCGCTGGAGCTGTGGAGCGGCTCGCTGCGCGCCCTGATCACGCCGCTGACCGCGTTGTTCGTGCACGGCAGCTGGCTGCACCTGCTCGGCAACATGCTCTTTCTCTACGTGTTCGGCGGAATGGCCGAGGCACGTATGGGCCGGCTCCCGTTCGCCGCCTTCTACCTCATCATCGGCTACCTCGCGCTGCTCGGCTACGCGGCCGCCCACGCCTCCTCGGGCCAGACCCTGGTGGGCGCCTCCGGCTCGATCTCCGGTGTGCTGGGGGCCTTCCTCTACCTGTTTCCCACGGCCCGGGTGACCAGCGTCTTCCCTTTCCTCTTCTTCCTGCCGCTGCGCTTTCCCGCCTGGATCGTGCTGCTGTTCTGGTTCTTCCTGCAGTGGCAGGCCGCGCAGCACGACTCGCGCGGCCCCGGGGTCGCCTACCTCGCCCATGTCATCGGATTCGCCCTCGGCTTCCTCTACGCCTGGGCCCGCTACAGGAGGGATAGTGTGGGGGCCACCAGGCGGAACGACCGGGCGACCGAGGGAGAGAGCCAGCCGTGA
- a CDS encoding NYN domain-containing protein gives MVDRPEGEPGAQRDDVPEGAADEVLDRPLPEGVRRRVVALTAESFGALTVAELPPPLRQYARFTPTRRAKFAGNAMASALEGDAVFRQRIAGKLREAQPELASALEHGNPPAAAEPLDVAAAAYVLRPEGWVKLVEAAGEEAQRARAERAGEEAERELARLREELAQARGEARTEADRIRADLDTVRKENESLRRKLRSALSDVKRGEAAVRKADAALAETRDRAATEKTAADSEVRRLKARIAEAETALETSRRAAREGRSVEDMRVRLLLDTVLDAAQGLRRELALPPANVHPADTVEAVAPGRMTPKDIATRALSEMDPALLDQLLALPQAHLVVDGYNVTKTGYPTMPLDKQRLRLLGGLAVLAAQTGAEMTCVFDGAELAAPVLLAPPRGVRVLFSKPGVTADELIRQLVRAEPPGRPVVVVSTDREVADGVAKAGARPVASALLLKRLART, from the coding sequence GTGGTGGACCGTCCAGAAGGGGAGCCGGGGGCCCAGCGTGACGACGTACCCGAGGGTGCGGCGGACGAGGTGCTCGACCGACCGCTGCCCGAGGGCGTACGGCGCCGTGTCGTGGCGCTCACCGCGGAGTCGTTCGGCGCGCTGACGGTCGCCGAACTCCCGCCCCCACTGCGGCAGTACGCCCGTTTCACCCCGACCCGTCGGGCCAAATTCGCCGGAAATGCGATGGCTTCCGCCCTGGAGGGCGATGCGGTCTTCCGGCAGCGGATCGCCGGCAAGCTGCGCGAGGCGCAGCCGGAGCTCGCCTCGGCGCTGGAGCACGGCAATCCGCCGGCGGCCGCCGAACCGCTCGATGTCGCGGCGGCCGCCTATGTGCTGCGCCCCGAGGGCTGGGTCAAGCTCGTCGAGGCCGCCGGTGAGGAGGCCCAGCGGGCGCGCGCCGAGCGGGCCGGCGAGGAGGCCGAGCGGGAACTGGCCAGGCTGCGAGAGGAGCTGGCGCAGGCGCGCGGCGAGGCCCGTACGGAGGCCGACCGGATCCGGGCCGACCTCGACACGGTCCGCAAGGAGAACGAGTCGCTGCGGCGCAAGCTGCGCAGCGCGCTGAGCGACGTCAAGCGCGGTGAGGCCGCGGTGCGCAAGGCCGATGCCGCCCTCGCGGAGACCCGGGACCGGGCGGCCACCGAGAAGACCGCGGCGGACAGCGAGGTGCGCCGGCTCAAGGCCCGGATCGCGGAGGCCGAGACGGCGCTGGAGACCAGCCGGCGAGCCGCCCGCGAGGGCCGCAGCGTCGAGGACATGCGGGTGCGGCTGCTGCTCGACACGGTGCTGGACGCGGCCCAGGGACTGCGCCGCGAGCTGGCGCTGCCGCCGGCCAACGTCCATCCCGCGGACACCGTCGAGGCGGTCGCGCCGGGCCGGATGACGCCCAAGGACATCGCCACCCGCGCGCTGTCGGAGATGGACCCGGCGCTGCTCGACCAGCTTCTGGCGCTGCCGCAGGCGCATTTGGTGGTGGACGGCTACAACGTCACCAAAACCGGCTATCCGACCATGCCGCTCGACAAGCAGCGGCTGCGGCTGCTGGGCGGCCTCGCGGTGCTGGCGGCGCAGACCGGCGCGGAGATGACCTGTGTCTTCGACGGGGCGGAGCTGGCGGCGCCGGTGCTGCTCGCGCCCCCGCGCGGCGTAAGGGTCCTTTTCAGCAAACCGGGCGTAACGGCCGATGAGTTGATTCGTCAGCTGGTTCGGGCCGAACCGCCCGGCCGTCCGGTCGTCGTGGTCTCCACGGACCGGGAAGTGGCCGACGGAGTGGCGAAGGCCGGGGCGCGCCCGGTCGCATCGGCCCTGCTCCTCAAGAGGCTTGCCCGGACCTGA